One Thiocapsa sp. genomic window, CACCGCTGAGAGCGCCGCCGATCAACCGCGGCGTGAAGGGGTCGAGCTGCTCCATCGCTTCGAGGGCCGCGGTCCGGAGGCGTTGCAACGCCTCCTCGTCGGCCCGGCCCATAAAGAGCCGACGCTGCGCGAGAACCGCGTCCTGCACCGCCGCGTTGCTCGGCCAATGACGCCGATCCGGCACTCCGATGCGTTCGGCCGCCTTCCGTCTGGCCCTGTCGTAATCCTCCATGCCTTGGTCGAGGACGATGCGAGCGGCCTCGTAGGCAAGTCGCTCGCGCTGGGCATCGATCCGTTCTCTCGTCGGCATGGCGTACCTCACTCACTTGCGCCCGGAATCGGTGCATCCTTCATGCGCTCAAACCCCGCGCATCGGCGTGGGGGGTGTCTATAATGGGGCCTAGTCAACGCTCGTCCCCAAGGCGGGTTTCGAGCGCCCCCGGCGAGGCCCCCCCGGCGGTTCGGGGACGCGCGCGGCGAGCCGAATTAAACCGCGCCGGCTCCGACAGTCGTCGGAGCCGGCGCGGCCAAGCCACTCCAACACATGACGCATAGCGCACCGGGCGCGGTTTAGAGCGGAAATCACCTGACGAAATGGCGATGTTCGGCCTCAGCAGCAAAATAAAACCCCTCATCGGGATCGATGTCAGCTCGACGGCGATCAAGCTCATCGAGCTGTCGCGATTGCCCGTGCAGACCGCCGCGACGTTTCGGGTGGAGCATTTCGCGATCGAGCCGCTTCCGCCGGGTGCCCTGATCGAGAAGAAGATCGCGGATGTCGATCGTGTGGCCGCGACCATCCGCAAGGCCGTCGGCAGCACCGGAACGCGCGCGAAACGCGCGGCGGTCGCCGTGGCCGGCTCGGCGGTGATCACCAAGGTGATTGCCATGGCCGGAACCCTCAGCGACGCCGAGATGGAGAACCAGATCCAGCTCGAAGCGGATCAATACATTCCCTATCCGTTGGAAGAGGTCAATCTCGACTTCCAGATCGTGGGCCCGACGAAGGGCAATCCATCGATGGTGGACGTGCTGTTGGTCGCCTCGCGTCAAGAGAACGTCGACGACCGGGTGGGCGTGCTGGAGGCGGCCGGTTTGACACCGGCCGTCGTCGATGTCGAGGCCTATGCGATGGAGAACGCCTGCTCACTGATCCTCGCCGAAGAAGCACAGGACCGGACCGAGCTCGAGGCTACTCGAACAGTCGCCGTGGCCGACGTCGGTGCCGCGACGACGACCTTGCATGTTATACACGAAGGGCAGATCGTCTATACCCGCGAGCAGAATTTCGGAGGCCAACAACTGCTCGACGAGGTCCAACGCCGCTACAGCCTGTCGCGCGAGGTGGCTCTAGGCAAGATCCTCGACGGCGACGTTGCGGAGGGCTACGAGACCGACGTGCTCGGACCCTTCAAGGAGGCATTGGCACAACAGATCGGGCGGGCGCTGCAGTTCTTTTATTCCGGGACCAGCTTCAATCGCGTCGATCGGCTCCTGCTTGCCGGTCGACCGGCAAGCATCCCGGGGATCGATCTGCTGATGGCCGAGCGTCTGAAACTGCCGGCCGCTGTCGCCAACCCCTTTCGTCGCATGTCGATCTCCCCGAACATCAACAGCCAGGAGTTGATGCGGGAGGCGCCCGGAATGATGGTCGCCGTCGGACTGGCCCTGCGAGGGTTCGACTAGATGACACGCATCAACCTCCTGCCTTGGCGGGAAGAGGCGCGGCAACGGCGACGCAAGGAATTTGCGGCCGCGGGAGGTCTTGCGCTGGTCTTCACGCTGCTTCTGGCGGTGTTGGTCCACCTGCAGATCGAAGGGAGGATCGGCGATCAGCTGGCTCGAAACCAGCTCATGGAGGGCGAGATCGCTCAATTGGATCGTCAGATCAAGGAAATTCAGGATCTCGAGAAGATCAAGGCGGATCTCCTGTCGCGCATGGAGATCATCCAAGAGCTTCAGGAGAGCCGCCCGGAGATCGTACGGCTGTTCGACGAGCTGGTGGTCGCGATTCCCGACGGAGTCTATCTCACCAAGCTCGAGCAGAACGGACGCGCCGTCGTTGTCGAAGGGCGTGCCCAGTCCAACGCGCGGGTCTCGGCCTTCATGCGAAGCATCGAGGCATCGCAGTGGATCGGCAGACCTCGTCTGCTCTTGATCGAGGACAAAACCAGGACCGGCCTGAGCCAGTTTCGGTTGGCCTTCGATCAGGTCAGCCCCGCGGCAAGCCCGGCATCGACGCAAACGGGCGCCCCGGAGAACAGAACGTCTGGGATGCGGCTCATGGCCGACAGTCGCCGATGACGAGCCGCGCGGAGATCTCCCGATGGACTTGAGCGAGCTCAACCAACTCGATCTCAACAGCGTCGGCGAGTGGCCGATCGCGGTGAAGGTGATTGCGATCCTGCTTGCCTGCATCGCCTTGGGCGGCGCGGTCTTCTATTTCGATACGCAGGAGCAGTTGAGTCGACTCGATCGCGCCGAGGCGACCGAGCGGGATCTGCGCGCGGCGTTCGAGACCAAGCAGCGCAAGGCGGCCAATCTGGAGGAGTATCGTCAGCAGATCGAGGAGATGAAGGAGTCCTTCGGGGCGATGCTCCGACAGCTTCCGAACCGAACCGAGGTCGCTTCGCTCTTGGTCGATGTCTCTCAAACCGGGCTCGCCGCGGGGCTCGAGTTCGAGCTGTTTCAACCGGGCAGCGAGCAGGGCAAGGACTTTTACGCCGAGCTGCCGATCCAGATCCGCGTCACCGGCAGCTATCACGACTTCGGGCGCTTCGTCAGCGGGCTGGCCTCCTTGCCGCGCATCGTGACCGTCCACGACACCAGGATCAGCGATGCCGGCGGCACGACCGGCAGCGGGGCGGCGAAGCTGTCGTTGCAGGCGACCGTGAAGACCTACCGCTATCTCGACGAGGACGCCGAACAGTGAGCCGGCGACTGCGCTCAGCCTGCGTACGCGGGTCGATGGTCTTGTTGGCGTTGCTCGTGTGGGGGTGCGATCGCACCGAGACGCAGGAGCTGCGGGCCTACGTCGACGAGGTCAAGGCGCGCCCGCCGAGGCCGATCGAGCCCTTGCCCGAGATCCAACCGGTCGAGGCCTTTTTCTTCGAGCCCGACGGACGCCGGGATCCGTTCGTGATCGACACGCAAACCGCCGCGGCGGCCAGGACGGACGACAGTCTCGCCCCGGATCCGCTTCGACCCAAAGAAGAGCTCGAGAGCTATCCCTTGGATGCGCTGCGCATGGTGGGTACGGTCCAGCAGCAAGAGACCCGATGGGCCTTGGTTCGAACGCGCGAAGGTTTGGTCTATCGCGTGCGGGTCGGGAATTATCTCGGAATGAACAACGGACAGATCGTGGACATCACCGACGACACCGTCCGGTTGACGGAGATCGTCTCCGAGATCCCCGGCGATTGGCGCGAACGTTCCGCCGAGCTCAAACTCACCCCGTGACAGGCAGAGGCATGCCGCGATGAACAGCCCCTATCGACCGAGCCCGCACGGATCACGCGGCATCCTCCGACGGGTGCTCCGGTACGCGGCCCTGCTCGGGTTGTTCATCGGCGCGGCGAACGTGGCCGCCGTCGATCTCACCGACGTTCAGTTCGCGGCACAGCCGGGGAATCGCGTCGAGATCCAGCTCCTCTTCTCCGGATCGGTCAGCGCACCGCAGACCTTCGACACCCTGTCTCCAGCGCGGATCGCGCTGGACTTCGAGGGCGTTGCGAACCGACTCGAGCGCAGGGCCGTTCCGATCGGCGTCGGTCCCGTCCATAGCCTGGTCGCGGTAGCGGCGAGCGATCGTACCCGTATCGTGATCAATCTGAACGATTCGGTCCCGTACCGCGTGACGACCGAGGGCAATCGCGTGCGCGTGGACATCGACGCACGGAATGAGCCGGACGCGGCACGACCCGCGTCACCGGCACCCGCTGCCGCGCGGACACAGGCCCGGGCGCCGGCTTCGGCGCCGTGGGATCGCCCCACCTCCGACGGCGGCGCGGCCCCAGGCCCGAGTGTTCGCGACATCGATTTTCGTCGAGGTCCCGAGGGCGAGGGGCGAGTCCTGATCAAGCTCCCGAACGCGACCACCCGCGTCACCGTGCGGGAGCAGGGGAGCCGCGTTTTCGTCGACATCATCGACGCGGCCTTGCCTCAGCGCCTGTTTCGACGACTCGACGTCGTGGACTTCGCCACGCCGGTCGTGGCGATCGAGTCTCGGCCCAAGGGACGCAATGTCGAGGTCAATGTCCAGACCGGCAGCGACTTCGAGTACATGGCCTACCAAACCGACGACCTCTTCACCTTGGAGCTGCGACCGCTGACGTCCGCCGAAAAGGAGCGACTTGCGCGCGAAAAGGTCGTCTACGACGGGGAGCGACTCTCGCTGAATTTTCAAGACATCGAGGTCCGGGCGGTTCTCCAACTGCTCGCCGATTTCACCGATCTGAACCTGGTGGCCAGCGACTCGGTGGCCGGAAATATCACCTTGCGCCTGAAGAATGTCCCCTGGGATCAGGCGCTCGACATCATCCTCAAGACCAAGAATCTGACCAAGCGCCAGGACGGCAATGTCATCATGGTCGGCCCCTTCGACGAGATCGTCGGGCACGAAGAGCGCACCCTGACGGCGGATCAGCGCCTCGAGGAGCTGGCGCCGATCCGTTCGGAGTTCATTCCGGTCAAGTTCGCCAAGGCGGCCGAGATCGCCAGCTTCATCCGGGGTGCATCCAGCTTGCAGTCGAGCGTTACCGCACAAGGGCGCAGTACCCCGATCGGCCGCGACAGCCGAACCTTGGATCGCACCGTGAGCGAATCCACCAAAGACTCGATCCTGACACCCGGGCGCGGCAGTGTGACCTTCGACGAGCGCACCAATACCCTGCTGGTCATGGATACCTCCGCGCGTCTGGACCAGATCCGCGAAATCGTCGCGCGTCTGGACATCCCGGTCCGGCAGGTCATGATCGAGTCGCGGGTGGTCATTGCCAACAACGACTTCGCGCGGGATCTGGGCGTACGCTTCGGTCTCGCGACATCGATGGGCGCCTTGTACAACAACGAGATGCTGATCGGCGGCGGACTACCCGGCAATCTGGTCGGACGCGGCAACTATGACGCCGGACCCTTCGGGCTCAA contains:
- the pilM gene encoding type IV pilus assembly protein PilM translates to MFGLSSKIKPLIGIDVSSTAIKLIELSRLPVQTAATFRVEHFAIEPLPPGALIEKKIADVDRVAATIRKAVGSTGTRAKRAAVAVAGSAVITKVIAMAGTLSDAEMENQIQLEADQYIPYPLEEVNLDFQIVGPTKGNPSMVDVLLVASRQENVDDRVGVLEAAGLTPAVVDVEAYAMENACSLILAEEAQDRTELEATRTVAVADVGAATTTLHVIHEGQIVYTREQNFGGQQLLDEVQRRYSLSREVALGKILDGDVAEGYETDVLGPFKEALAQQIGRALQFFYSGTSFNRVDRLLLAGRPASIPGIDLLMAERLKLPAAVANPFRRMSISPNINSQELMREAPGMMVAVGLALRGFD
- a CDS encoding PilN domain-containing protein translates to MTRINLLPWREEARQRRRKEFAAAGGLALVFTLLLAVLVHLQIEGRIGDQLARNQLMEGEIAQLDRQIKEIQDLEKIKADLLSRMEIIQELQESRPEIVRLFDELVVAIPDGVYLTKLEQNGRAVVVEGRAQSNARVSAFMRSIEASQWIGRPRLLLIEDKTRTGLSQFRLAFDQVSPAASPASTQTGAPENRTSGMRLMADSRR
- a CDS encoding type 4a pilus biogenesis protein PilO, which codes for MDLSELNQLDLNSVGEWPIAVKVIAILLACIALGGAVFYFDTQEQLSRLDRAEATERDLRAAFETKQRKAANLEEYRQQIEEMKESFGAMLRQLPNRTEVASLLVDVSQTGLAAGLEFELFQPGSEQGKDFYAELPIQIRVTGSYHDFGRFVSGLASLPRIVTVHDTRISDAGGTTGSGAAKLSLQATVKTYRYLDEDAEQ
- a CDS encoding pilus assembly protein PilP, which encodes MSRRLRSACVRGSMVLLALLVWGCDRTETQELRAYVDEVKARPPRPIEPLPEIQPVEAFFFEPDGRRDPFVIDTQTAAAARTDDSLAPDPLRPKEELESYPLDALRMVGTVQQQETRWALVRTREGLVYRVRVGNYLGMNNGQIVDITDDTVRLTEIVSEIPGDWRERSAELKLTP
- the pilQ gene encoding type IV pilus secretin PilQ; the encoded protein is MNSPYRPSPHGSRGILRRVLRYAALLGLFIGAANVAAVDLTDVQFAAQPGNRVEIQLLFSGSVSAPQTFDTLSPARIALDFEGVANRLERRAVPIGVGPVHSLVAVAASDRTRIVINLNDSVPYRVTTEGNRVRVDIDARNEPDAARPASPAPAAARTQARAPASAPWDRPTSDGGAAPGPSVRDIDFRRGPEGEGRVLIKLPNATTRVTVREQGSRVFVDIIDAALPQRLFRRLDVVDFATPVVAIESRPKGRNVEVNVQTGSDFEYMAYQTDDLFTLELRPLTSAEKERLAREKVVYDGERLSLNFQDIEVRAVLQLLADFTDLNLVASDSVAGNITLRLKNVPWDQALDIILKTKNLTKRQDGNVIMVGPFDEIVGHEERTLTADQRLEELAPIRSEFIPVKFAKAAEIASFIRGASSLQSSVTAQGRSTPIGRDSRTLDRTVSESTKDSILTPGRGSVTFDERTNTLLVMDTSARLDQIREIVARLDIPVRQVMIESRVVIANNDFARDLGVRFGLATSMGALYNNEMLIGGGLPGNLVGRGNYDAGPFGLNTAGQPNNAIILNPVGENPAPSLLVNLPATNPAGAVNFLIGKVGSYLLQLELSAMQREGRGEVISSPRVITSDQKQARIEVGKEIPYAIVVEQGATPETDFKKAVLSLTVTPAITPDDRIIMDLIVTKDEPDFSEVVLGQPTINTREIETRVLVDNGETVVLGGVYERTKIFAKEQVPWIGDVPVLGRLFKREAREDNNSELLIFVTPKILKGDLVGN